In a genomic window of Sporosarcina trichiuri:
- a CDS encoding LapA family protein has translation MKSQWMLIVGLLAAIIIAVFAVFNVGKVPVDYVFGEAHWPLVLVILGSALLGALVSGLFAVFRTVRTRRELKVLQRQITEKEGIIADQQNEIAMLQKSPELANEIMTDEYDAKQ, from the coding sequence ATGAAGTCGCAATGGATGCTGATCGTCGGATTATTGGCCGCTATCATAATTGCCGTATTTGCAGTATTCAACGTCGGGAAAGTCCCCGTCGATTATGTCTTCGGCGAAGCACATTGGCCGCTCGTGCTCGTGATACTAGGGTCTGCGCTGCTCGGCGCCCTCGTGAGCGGACTCTTCGCCGTGTTCCGGACAGTCCGCACACGTCGCGAATTGAAAGTACTGCAGCGGCAGATCACCGAAAAGGAAGGCATCATCGCCGACCAGCAGAACGAGATCGCCATGCTGCAGAAGTCACCGGAGCTTGCGAATGAAATCATGACCGATGAGTATGACGCAAAACAATGA